From Polyodon spathula isolate WHYD16114869_AA chromosome 24, ASM1765450v1, whole genome shotgun sequence, one genomic window encodes:
- the ctxn2 gene encoding cortexin-2, which produces MCNGLLNYSTPIMNSNEMTASSLTMEQKTAFAFVGMLFIFLGLLIVRCFKILLDPYSSMPSSTWADGVEGLEKGTFEYVLT; this is translated from the coding sequence ATGTGTAACGGATTATTGAACTACTCTACGCCCATTATGAACAGCAATGAAATGACAGCTTCTTCGCTGACAATGGAGCAGAAGACAGCTTTCGCCTTTGTGGGGATGCTCTTCATTTTCCTGGGACTCCTGATTGTCCGATGCTTTAAGATCTTGCTTGACCCCTACAGCAGCATGCCTTCATCCACATGGGCAGATGGGGTGGAAGGACTTGAGAAGGGGACATTTGAGTATGTGCTTACATAA